The following is a genomic window from Crossiella equi.
CTACGCGGCCGCCTCCCAGGCCAAGTACGACGCCGCGCTCAAGGCGGGCAAGATCGGCCCCGAGTTCGTCACCGTGGCCACCCGCTCCGCCGAGCACGGCTGGGGCCTGGCCTCGGCCGACGAGCCGCCGCGTCCCGGCACCACCGTGGACGACCTGGCCAAGCTCAAGACCCCGTTCCGCCCGCACGGCCGCATCACCGCGGGCAACGCGGCGGGCCTCAACGACGGCGCCACCGGCTGCATCCTGGCCGAGGAGGAGACCGCGCGCGAGCTCGGCCTGCCCATCGGCATGCGCCTGGTGTCCTACTCGTTCGTGGGCGTGGAGCCCGAGGTCATGGGTGTCGGCCCGGTGCCCGCCACCGAGAAGGCACTGAAGATCGCCGGTCTGTCCATCGAGGACATCGGCCTGTTCGAGGTCAACGAGGCCTTCGCCGTGCAGGTGCTGGCCTTCCTCGACCACTTCGGCATCGCCGACGACGACCCGCGCGTCAACCAGTGGGGCGGCGCGATCGCCACCGGTCACCCGCTCGCCTCCTCCGGCGTGCGCCTGATGACCCAGCTGTCCCGCCAGTTCGCCGAGCGCCCGGACGTGCGCTACGGCATCACCACCATGTGCATCGGCATCGGCATGGGCGGCACGGTCATCTGGGAGAACCCGAACTGGAACGGGGAGAGCAAGTGAGCGCGTTCACCCTTGACGAGGCCAAGGCCCTCTTCCCCGACGAGGTCGTGACCCGCGCGGTCACCCGCCTCGTGCGCGTGCCCGGTCTGGACAAGCCGGTCGCCCTGATCACCCTGGACAACGGGCACGACCACACCCGGCCGTCCACCTTCGGCCCGCAGAGCCTGCTCTCCCTCGACGCGGCGTTCACCGAGGCCGAGGCGGCGGCGCCCGCCGCGATCGCGGTCACCGGCAAGCCGTTCATCTTCGCCGTGGGCGCGGACCTGACCGCCGTGGAGAAGGCCAGCTCGCGGGAGCAGGCCGTCGCGATCGGCCAGCTCGGCCACGACGTGTTCCGCCGGTTCACCGACTCCCCGGTGCCCACCTTCGCCTTCGTCAACGGCGCGGCCATGGGCGGCGGCCTGGAGCTGGCGCTGTCCTGCCACTACCGCACCCTGGCGAGCAACGCGGCCGCGCTCGCGCTGCCCGAGGTCTTCCTCGGCCTGTTCCCGGGCTGGGGCGGTACGCAGCTGCTGCCGAACCTGATCGGTCCGGACGACGCGGTCACCGTGATCTTCGAGAACGCGTTGAACCAGAACAAGATGCTCAACCCGAAGACCGCGGCCAAGCTGGGCGTCGTGGACGTGGTGCTGGAGTCCGCGGACTACCTGGAG
Proteins encoded in this region:
- a CDS encoding thiolase family protein, producing MAAPAPAKPGSAGARAVRDVVFVDGVRTPFGKAGAKGIYAETRADDLVVKVIRELLRRHPELPPERVDEVAIAATTQIGDQGLTIGRTAALLAGLPKSVPGYAVDRMCAGAMTAVTTVAGGIAFGAYDIAIAGGVEHMGRHPMGEGVDPNPRFLADKLVDTSALVMGQTAENLHDRFPHLTKERTDAYAAASQAKYDAALKAGKIGPEFVTVATRSAEHGWGLASADEPPRPGTTVDDLAKLKTPFRPHGRITAGNAAGLNDGATGCILAEEETARELGLPIGMRLVSYSFVGVEPEVMGVGPVPATEKALKIAGLSIEDIGLFEVNEAFAVQVLAFLDHFGIADDDPRVNQWGGAIATGHPLASSGVRLMTQLSRQFAERPDVRYGITTMCIGIGMGGTVIWENPNWNGESK